Proteins found in one Oribacterium sp. oral taxon 102 genomic segment:
- a CDS encoding recombinase family protein — MYADDGISGTNTKKREDFNRMIDDCEAGNIDMIITKSISRFARNTLDCLKYIRQLKDKNIPVFFEKEAINTMDAKGEVLITIMASLAQQESQSLSQNVKLGLQFRYQNGQVQVNHNHFLGYTKDADGNLIIDPEQAEVVKRIYREYLEGYSMDRIAKGLEADGILTGAGKTKWWTSTINKILRNEKYIGDALLQKTYTTDFLNKTRVKNNGIVPQYYVEGNHEAIIPKDIFLRVQEELVRRRVVKTSANGKKRSYSCNHCFAQIVICGECGEMFRRIHWNNRGCKSIVWRCISRLEPTGQECHARTVNETVLENVVVQAINTLLGDKSTYQAQLQQNIAKVIRSAQQNTADGIDERLQELQKELLKKANSKEAYDEIADQIFKLREQREKCTVDTAARDTQIARINELQDFIKQQPAHLETFDEALVKRWLERIIVWEDHFTVELKSGLKIEIEG, encoded by the coding sequence ATCTACGCCGATGATGGTATTTCCGGCACCAACACCAAAAAGCGTGAGGACTTTAACCGTATGATTGACGACTGCGAGGCCGGAAACATCGACATGATTATCACCAAGTCCATCAGCCGATTTGCCAGAAACACGCTGGATTGCCTGAAATACATCCGCCAGCTGAAGGATAAGAACATTCCCGTCTTCTTCGAAAAGGAAGCCATCAACACAATGGATGCCAAGGGTGAGGTCCTAATTACGATTATGGCTTCCCTGGCTCAGCAGGAATCACAATCACTCAGCCAGAATGTAAAGCTGGGACTCCAGTTTCGCTACCAAAATGGCCAGGTACAGGTAAATCACAATCACTTCCTCGGCTACACCAAGGATGCAGATGGAAATCTCATCATCGATCCGGAGCAGGCAGAGGTGGTAAAACGCATCTACCGTGAATACCTAGAGGGCTACTCGATGGACCGGATTGCAAAAGGTCTGGAAGCAGACGGCATTCTCACCGGTGCAGGCAAAACAAAATGGTGGACCAGCACCATCAATAAAATCCTCCGAAATGAGAAATACATCGGCGATGCCCTGCTTCAGAAAACTTATACCACAGACTTCCTGAATAAAACCAGAGTCAAGAACAACGGCATTGTTCCGCAATACTATGTGGAAGGCAACCACGAAGCAATTATTCCGAAGGATATTTTCTTACGGGTGCAGGAAGAGCTGGTGCGCAGGCGAGTGGTCAAGACAAGCGCCAATGGCAAAAAGCGCTCCTACAGCTGCAACCACTGCTTTGCGCAGATTGTCATTTGCGGCGAATGCGGTGAAATGTTCCGCAGAATCCACTGGAACAATCGCGGCTGCAAATCCATCGTCTGGCGTTGCATCAGTAGACTGGAGCCGACCGGGCAGGAATGCCACGCAAGAACTGTCAATGAAACGGTATTAGAGAATGTGGTAGTTCAGGCCATCAACACGCTCCTTGGCGATAAGTCCACCTACCAGGCGCAGCTCCAGCAGAACATTGCAAAGGTGATCCGTAGTGCTCAGCAAAATACCGCTGATGGCATTGACGAAAGACTGCAGGAGCTTCAAAAAGAGCTTCTCAAAAAAGCCAATAGCAAAGAAGCATACGATGAGATTGCCGACCAAATTTTCAAACTTCGAGAGCAGCGCGAAAAGTGCACGGTTGACACTGCCGCCAGAGACACACAGATTGCCCGCATCAATGAACTGCAAGATTTCATCAAGCAGCAGCCTGCACACCTGGAAACCTTCGACGAGGCTCTGGTAAAGCGCTGGCTTGAGCGAATCATCGTCTGGGAGGACCACTTCACCGTGGAGCTAAAATCCGGATTGAAAATTGAAATTGAAGGATAA